The Echeneis naucrates chromosome 8, fEcheNa1.1, whole genome shotgun sequence genome has a window encoding:
- the usp7 gene encoding ubiquitin carboxyl-terminal hydrolase 7 isoform X1 gives MNHHHHHTQQQQQQKAGEQQLSEPEDMEMEAGDTDDPPRIPANPVINGNVAMADGHNNTEEDMEDDTSWRSEATFRFVVERFSRLSESVLSPSCFVRNLPWKIMVMPRFYPDRPHQKSVGFFLQCNAESDSTSWSCHAQAMLKIINYKDDEKSFSRRISHLFFHKENDWGFSNFMSWSDVTDPERAFIDDDKVTFEVYVQADAPHGVAWDSKKHTGYVGLKNQGATCYMNSLLQTLFFTNQLRRAVYMMPTEGDDSSKSVPLALQRVFYELQHSDKPVGTKKLTKSFGWETLDSFMQHDVQELCRVLLDNVENKMKGTCVEGTIPKLFRGKMVSYIQCKHVDYRSERIEDYYDIQLSIKGKKNIFESFKDYVATEQLDGDNKYDAGEHGLQEAEKGVKFLTFPPILHLQLMRFMYDPQTDQNIKINDRFEFPDQLPLDEFLQKPDSKDPANYILHAVLVHSGDNHGGHYVVYLNPKGDGKVSVKEPIWCKFDDDVVSRCTKEEAIEHNYGGHDDDLSVRHCTNAYMLVYIRESKLSEVLQPMTDVDIPQQLVERLQEEKRVEAQKRKERQEAHLYMQVQMVTEDQFCGHQGNDMYDEEKVKYTVFKVLKSSTLQEFVQNLSQTMGFPQDQMRLWPMQARSNGTKRPAMLDYEADCNKSMIDLSDNENPWTIFLETVDPEMAASGATLPKFDKDHDVMLFLKMYDPKTRSLNYCGHIYTPISCKIRDLLPVMCERAGFQQETSLILYEEVKPNLTERIQDYDVSLDKALDELMDGDIIVFQKDDPENDTSELPTAKDYFRDLYHRVDVIFCDKTIHNDPGFVVTLSNRMNYFQVAKTVAQRLNTDPMLLQFFKSQGYRDGPGNPLRHNYEGTLRDLLQFFKPRQPKKLYYQQLKMKITDFENRRSFKSIWLNSQFREEEITLYPDKHGCVRDLLEECKKAVELSEKGSEKLRLLEIVSYKIIGVHQEDELLECLSPAASRTFRIEEIPLDQVDLDKDSEMLIPVAHFHKEVFGTFGIPFLLKIRQGESFREVMRRIQTMLDIQEKEFEKFKFAIVMMGRHQYITEDEYEVNLKDFEPQPGNMSHPRPWLGLDHFNKAPKRGRYTYLEKAIKIHN, from the exons CTGGGGACACAGATGACCCTCCAAGAATCCCAGCCAACCCAGTGATCAATGGTAACGTGGCCATGGCAGATGGGCATaacaacacagaggaggacatgGAGGATG ACACCAGTTGGCGGTCAGAGGCAACTTTCCGGTTTGTAGTAGAACGCTTCAGCCGCCTCAGCGAGTCAGTGCTCAGCCCGTCCTGCTTTGTTCGGAACCTTCCATGGAAGATCATGGTGATGCCACGTTTTTATCCTGACCGGCCACACCAGAAGAGCGTGGGCTTCTTCTTGCAGTGCAATGCAGAGTCAGATTCCAC GTCATGGTCTTGCCACGCACAGGCCATGCTGAAGATCATCAACTACAAAGACGATGAGAAGTCCTTCAGCCGCAGGATCAGTCACCTCTTCTTCCACAAAGAGAATGACTGGGGCTTTTCTAACTTTATGTCTTGGAGT gatGTGACTGATCCAGAAAGGGCTTTCATTGATGATGACAAGGTCACCTTTGAAGTCTACGTTCAGGCAGATGCCCCGCACGGAGTGGC ATGGGACTCTAAGAAACACACAGGCTATGTTGGACTAAAGAACCAGGGAGCGACCTGCTACATGAACAGCCTGCTACAGACTCTCTTCTTCACCAACCAGCTACGGCGG GCGGTGTATATGATGCCTACAGAGGGAGATGACTCGTCCAAGAGTGTCCCCTTGGCTCTGCAGAGGGTTTTCTATGAGTTGCAGCACAGCGACAAACCCGTTGGCACCAAGAAACTCACCAAGTCCTTTGG GTGGGAAACACTCGATAGCTTCATGCAGCATGATGTACAGGAGCTGTGCAGAGTG CTGCTGGACAATGTGGAGAATAAAATGAAAGGCACTTGTGTTGAGGGAACCATCCCAAAGCTCTTCAGAGGAAAGATGGTG TCATATATTCAGTGTAAGCATGTGGACTACCGGTCAGAGCGAATAGAGGACTACTATGACATCCAGCTTAGcataaaaggaaagaagaacA TCTTTGAGTCATTCAAAGATTATGTTGCAACTGAGCAGTTAGATGGAGACAACAAATACGACGCAGGAGAGCATGGCCTGCAG gaagcagaaaaaggagTGAAGTTCCTTACTTTCCCTCCAATCCTTCATCTGCAGCTGATGAGGTTTATGTATGACCCACAGACTGACCAAAATATCAAGATAAATGACAG GTTTGAGTTTCCAGATCAGTTACCCCTGGATGAGTTCCTTCAGAAGCCAGACTCTAAGGACCCAGCTAACTACATCCTTCACGCAGTGCTGGTGCACAGTGGGGACAACCACGGCGGTCACTACGTCGTCTATCTTAACCCCAAAGGAGACGGCAAAGTGAGTGTCAAGGAACCAATA TGGTGTAAGTTTGACGACGATGTGGTGTCAAGGTGCACTAAAGAGGAGGCCATAGAACATAACTATGGTGGACATGATGATGACCTCTCGGTGCGCCACTGCACCAATGCATACATGCTGGTCTACATTCGTGAGTCCAAGCTCA GTGAGGTTCTGCAACCAATGACTGATGTGGACATCCCCCAGCAGCTGGTGGAGCgtctgcaggaggaaaaacGAGTGGAGGCGCAGAAGAGGAAGGAGCGCCAAGAGGCTCACCTCTATATGCAGGTCCAG ATGGTGACAGAGGACCAGTTCTGTGGTCATCAGGGCAATGACATGTATGATGAGGAGAAAGTGAAGTACACAGTCTTCAAGGTGTTGAAGAGCTCCACGCTACAAGAGTTTGTCCAGAACCTCTCCCAGACAATG GGTTTCCCACAGGACCAGATGAGGCTGTGGCCCATGCAGGCCCGGAGCAATGGAACCAAACGACCTGCCATGCTTGACTACGAGGCTGACTGCAACAAGTcg ATGATTGACTTGAGTGACAATGAGAACCCCTGGACAATATTTCTGGAGACAGTGGATCCAGAGATGGCAGCCAGTGGGGCAACGTTACCTAAGTTTGACAAAGACC ACGATGTCATGTTGTTCTTGAAGATGTATGACCCCAAAACCAGAAGCTTAAATTATTGTGGACATATCTACACACCTATATCCTGCAAAATAA GAGACCTGCTGCCAGTCATGTGTGAGAGAGCAGGGTTTCAGCAGGAAACTAGCCTTATCCTCTATGAG gAAGTAAAGCCCAATCTAACAGAGCGGATTCAGGACTATGATGTCTCTCTGGACAAAGCCCTGGATGAGCTCATGGACGGGGACATCATTGTCTTCCAGAA GGACGACCCAGAGAATGACACCAGTGAGCTGCCTACGGCCAAGGACTATTTCCGGGATCTCTACCACAGAGTGGATGTCATTTTCTGTGATAAGACCATCCACAATGACCCTGGCTTTGTGGTCACGCTCTCTAACCGCATGAACTATTTTCAG GTGGCTAAGACAGTAGCACAGAGGTTGAACACAGATCCCATGCTGCTGCAGTTCTTCAAGTCACAGGG GTACAGGGACGGTCCAGGGAATCCTCTCAGACACAACTATGAGGGAACGCTGCGGGACTTGCTGCAATTCTTCAAACCTCGGCAGCCTAAGAAACTGTACTACCAACAG TTAAAGATGAAGATTACAGACTTTGAAAACAGGAGGAGTTTTAAATCCATATGGCTCAACAGCCAGTTCAGAGAggag GAGATCACCCTCTACCCTGACAAACATGGCTGTGTGCGGGACCTTTTGGAAGAATGTAAAAAGGCAGTGGAGCTCTCTGAAAAAGGCTCTGAGAAGCTCAG GCTGTTAGAGATAGTAAGCTATAAAATCATTGGAGTTCACCAGGAGGACGAGCTGCTAGAATGTTTATCTCCGGCTGCCAGTCGCACCTTCAGAATAGAG GAGATTCCTTTGGACCAGGTGGACCTGGACAAGGACAGTGAAATGCTAATCCCTGTCGCTCACTTCCACAAGGAAGTCTTCGGGACCTTCGGGATTCCCTTCTTGCTTAAGAtcagacag GGTGAGTCATTTCgggaggtgatgaggaggatcCAGACCATGCTGGACATCCAGGAGAAAGAATTTGAGAAG TTCAAGTTTGCAATTGTGATGATGGGGCGACATCAGTATATCACTGAAGACGAGTATGAGGTCAACCTGAAAGACTTTGAACCACAGCCAG GTAACATGTCCCACCCGCGCCCCTGGTTAGGGTTGGATCATTTCAACAAAGCTCCAAAGAGAGGTCGCTACACCTACCTGGAGAAAGCAATCAAGATCCACAACTAA
- the usp7 gene encoding ubiquitin carboxyl-terminal hydrolase 7 isoform X2 yields MNHHHHHTQQQQQQKAGEQQLSEPEDMEMEAGDTDDPPRIPANPVINGNVAMADGHNNTEEDMEDDTSWRSEATFRFVVERFSRLSESVLSPSCFVRNLPWKIMVMPRFYPDRPHQKSVGFFLQCNAESDSTSWSCHAQAMLKIINYKDDEKSFSRRISHLFFHKENDWGFSNFMSWSDVTDPERAFIDDDKVTFEVYVQADAPHGVAWDSKKHTGYVGLKNQGATCYMNSLLQTLFFTNQLRRAVYMMPTEGDDSSKSVPLALQRVFYELQHSDKPVGTKKLTKSFGWETLDSFMQHDVQELCRVLLDNVENKMKGTCVEGTIPKLFRGKMVSYIQCKHVDYRSERIEDYYDIQLSIKGKKNIFESFKDYVATEQLDGDNKYDAGEHGLQEAEKGVKFLTFPPILHLQLMRFMYDPQTDQNIKINDRFEFPDQLPLDEFLQKPDSKDPANYILHAVLVHSGDNHGGHYVVYLNPKGDGKVSVKEPIWCKFDDDVVSRCTKEEAIEHNYGGHDDDLSVRHCTNAYMLVYIRESKLSEVLQPMTDVDIPQQLVERLQEEKRVEAQKRKERQEAHLYMQVQMVTEDQFCGHQGNDMYDEEKVKYTVFKVLKSSTLQEFVQNLSQTMGFPQDQMRLWPMQARSNGTKRPAMLDYEADCNKSMIDLSDNENPWTIFLETVDPEMAASGATLPKFDKDHDVMLFLKMYDPKTRSLNYCGHIYTPISCKIRDLLPVMCERAGFQQETSLILYEEVKPNLTERIQDYDVSLDKALDELMDGDIIVFQKDDPENDTSELPTAKDYFRDLYHRVDVIFCDKTIHNDPGFVVTLSNRMNYFQVAKTVAQRLNTDPMLLQFFKSQGDGPGNPLRHNYEGTLRDLLQFFKPRQPKKLYYQQLKMKITDFENRRSFKSIWLNSQFREEEITLYPDKHGCVRDLLEECKKAVELSEKGSEKLRLLEIVSYKIIGVHQEDELLECLSPAASRTFRIEEIPLDQVDLDKDSEMLIPVAHFHKEVFGTFGIPFLLKIRQGESFREVMRRIQTMLDIQEKEFEKFKFAIVMMGRHQYITEDEYEVNLKDFEPQPGNMSHPRPWLGLDHFNKAPKRGRYTYLEKAIKIHN; encoded by the exons CTGGGGACACAGATGACCCTCCAAGAATCCCAGCCAACCCAGTGATCAATGGTAACGTGGCCATGGCAGATGGGCATaacaacacagaggaggacatgGAGGATG ACACCAGTTGGCGGTCAGAGGCAACTTTCCGGTTTGTAGTAGAACGCTTCAGCCGCCTCAGCGAGTCAGTGCTCAGCCCGTCCTGCTTTGTTCGGAACCTTCCATGGAAGATCATGGTGATGCCACGTTTTTATCCTGACCGGCCACACCAGAAGAGCGTGGGCTTCTTCTTGCAGTGCAATGCAGAGTCAGATTCCAC GTCATGGTCTTGCCACGCACAGGCCATGCTGAAGATCATCAACTACAAAGACGATGAGAAGTCCTTCAGCCGCAGGATCAGTCACCTCTTCTTCCACAAAGAGAATGACTGGGGCTTTTCTAACTTTATGTCTTGGAGT gatGTGACTGATCCAGAAAGGGCTTTCATTGATGATGACAAGGTCACCTTTGAAGTCTACGTTCAGGCAGATGCCCCGCACGGAGTGGC ATGGGACTCTAAGAAACACACAGGCTATGTTGGACTAAAGAACCAGGGAGCGACCTGCTACATGAACAGCCTGCTACAGACTCTCTTCTTCACCAACCAGCTACGGCGG GCGGTGTATATGATGCCTACAGAGGGAGATGACTCGTCCAAGAGTGTCCCCTTGGCTCTGCAGAGGGTTTTCTATGAGTTGCAGCACAGCGACAAACCCGTTGGCACCAAGAAACTCACCAAGTCCTTTGG GTGGGAAACACTCGATAGCTTCATGCAGCATGATGTACAGGAGCTGTGCAGAGTG CTGCTGGACAATGTGGAGAATAAAATGAAAGGCACTTGTGTTGAGGGAACCATCCCAAAGCTCTTCAGAGGAAAGATGGTG TCATATATTCAGTGTAAGCATGTGGACTACCGGTCAGAGCGAATAGAGGACTACTATGACATCCAGCTTAGcataaaaggaaagaagaacA TCTTTGAGTCATTCAAAGATTATGTTGCAACTGAGCAGTTAGATGGAGACAACAAATACGACGCAGGAGAGCATGGCCTGCAG gaagcagaaaaaggagTGAAGTTCCTTACTTTCCCTCCAATCCTTCATCTGCAGCTGATGAGGTTTATGTATGACCCACAGACTGACCAAAATATCAAGATAAATGACAG GTTTGAGTTTCCAGATCAGTTACCCCTGGATGAGTTCCTTCAGAAGCCAGACTCTAAGGACCCAGCTAACTACATCCTTCACGCAGTGCTGGTGCACAGTGGGGACAACCACGGCGGTCACTACGTCGTCTATCTTAACCCCAAAGGAGACGGCAAAGTGAGTGTCAAGGAACCAATA TGGTGTAAGTTTGACGACGATGTGGTGTCAAGGTGCACTAAAGAGGAGGCCATAGAACATAACTATGGTGGACATGATGATGACCTCTCGGTGCGCCACTGCACCAATGCATACATGCTGGTCTACATTCGTGAGTCCAAGCTCA GTGAGGTTCTGCAACCAATGACTGATGTGGACATCCCCCAGCAGCTGGTGGAGCgtctgcaggaggaaaaacGAGTGGAGGCGCAGAAGAGGAAGGAGCGCCAAGAGGCTCACCTCTATATGCAGGTCCAG ATGGTGACAGAGGACCAGTTCTGTGGTCATCAGGGCAATGACATGTATGATGAGGAGAAAGTGAAGTACACAGTCTTCAAGGTGTTGAAGAGCTCCACGCTACAAGAGTTTGTCCAGAACCTCTCCCAGACAATG GGTTTCCCACAGGACCAGATGAGGCTGTGGCCCATGCAGGCCCGGAGCAATGGAACCAAACGACCTGCCATGCTTGACTACGAGGCTGACTGCAACAAGTcg ATGATTGACTTGAGTGACAATGAGAACCCCTGGACAATATTTCTGGAGACAGTGGATCCAGAGATGGCAGCCAGTGGGGCAACGTTACCTAAGTTTGACAAAGACC ACGATGTCATGTTGTTCTTGAAGATGTATGACCCCAAAACCAGAAGCTTAAATTATTGTGGACATATCTACACACCTATATCCTGCAAAATAA GAGACCTGCTGCCAGTCATGTGTGAGAGAGCAGGGTTTCAGCAGGAAACTAGCCTTATCCTCTATGAG gAAGTAAAGCCCAATCTAACAGAGCGGATTCAGGACTATGATGTCTCTCTGGACAAAGCCCTGGATGAGCTCATGGACGGGGACATCATTGTCTTCCAGAA GGACGACCCAGAGAATGACACCAGTGAGCTGCCTACGGCCAAGGACTATTTCCGGGATCTCTACCACAGAGTGGATGTCATTTTCTGTGATAAGACCATCCACAATGACCCTGGCTTTGTGGTCACGCTCTCTAACCGCATGAACTATTTTCAG GTGGCTAAGACAGTAGCACAGAGGTTGAACACAGATCCCATGCTGCTGCAGTTCTTCAAGTCACAGGG GGACGGTCCAGGGAATCCTCTCAGACACAACTATGAGGGAACGCTGCGGGACTTGCTGCAATTCTTCAAACCTCGGCAGCCTAAGAAACTGTACTACCAACAG TTAAAGATGAAGATTACAGACTTTGAAAACAGGAGGAGTTTTAAATCCATATGGCTCAACAGCCAGTTCAGAGAggag GAGATCACCCTCTACCCTGACAAACATGGCTGTGTGCGGGACCTTTTGGAAGAATGTAAAAAGGCAGTGGAGCTCTCTGAAAAAGGCTCTGAGAAGCTCAG GCTGTTAGAGATAGTAAGCTATAAAATCATTGGAGTTCACCAGGAGGACGAGCTGCTAGAATGTTTATCTCCGGCTGCCAGTCGCACCTTCAGAATAGAG GAGATTCCTTTGGACCAGGTGGACCTGGACAAGGACAGTGAAATGCTAATCCCTGTCGCTCACTTCCACAAGGAAGTCTTCGGGACCTTCGGGATTCCCTTCTTGCTTAAGAtcagacag GGTGAGTCATTTCgggaggtgatgaggaggatcCAGACCATGCTGGACATCCAGGAGAAAGAATTTGAGAAG TTCAAGTTTGCAATTGTGATGATGGGGCGACATCAGTATATCACTGAAGACGAGTATGAGGTCAACCTGAAAGACTTTGAACCACAGCCAG GTAACATGTCCCACCCGCGCCCCTGGTTAGGGTTGGATCATTTCAACAAAGCTCCAAAGAGAGGTCGCTACACCTACCTGGAGAAAGCAATCAAGATCCACAACTAA
- the usp7 gene encoding ubiquitin carboxyl-terminal hydrolase 7 isoform X3, which translates to MNHHHHHTQQQQQQKAGEQQLSEPEDMEMEAGDTDDPPRIPANPVINGNVAMADGHNNTEEDMEDDTSWRSEATFRFVVERFSRLSESVLSPSCFVRNLPWKIMVMPRFYPDRPHQKSVGFFLQCNAESDSTSWSCHAQAMLKIINYKDDEKSFSRRISHLFFHKENDWGFSNFMSWSDVTDPERAFIDDDKVTFEVYVQADAPHGVAWDSKKHTGYVGLKNQGATCYMNSLLQTLFFTNQLRRAVYMMPTEGDDSSKSVPLALQRVFYELQHSDKPVGTKKLTKSFGWETLDSFMQHDVQELCRVLLDNVENKMKGTCVEGTIPKLFRGKMVSYIQCKHVDYRSERIEDYYDIQLSIKGKKNIFESFKDYVATEQLDGDNKYDAGEHGLQEAEKGVKFLTFPPILHLQLMRFMYDPQTDQNIKINDRFEFPDQLPLDEFLQKPDSKDPANYILHAVLVHSGDNHGGHYVVYLNPKGDGKWCKFDDDVVSRCTKEEAIEHNYGGHDDDLSVRHCTNAYMLVYIRESKLSEVLQPMTDVDIPQQLVERLQEEKRVEAQKRKERQEAHLYMQVQMVTEDQFCGHQGNDMYDEEKVKYTVFKVLKSSTLQEFVQNLSQTMGFPQDQMRLWPMQARSNGTKRPAMLDYEADCNKSMIDLSDNENPWTIFLETVDPEMAASGATLPKFDKDHDVMLFLKMYDPKTRSLNYCGHIYTPISCKIRDLLPVMCERAGFQQETSLILYEEVKPNLTERIQDYDVSLDKALDELMDGDIIVFQKDDPENDTSELPTAKDYFRDLYHRVDVIFCDKTIHNDPGFVVTLSNRMNYFQVAKTVAQRLNTDPMLLQFFKSQGYRDGPGNPLRHNYEGTLRDLLQFFKPRQPKKLYYQQLKMKITDFENRRSFKSIWLNSQFREEEITLYPDKHGCVRDLLEECKKAVELSEKGSEKLRLLEIVSYKIIGVHQEDELLECLSPAASRTFRIEEIPLDQVDLDKDSEMLIPVAHFHKEVFGTFGIPFLLKIRQGESFREVMRRIQTMLDIQEKEFEKFKFAIVMMGRHQYITEDEYEVNLKDFEPQPGNMSHPRPWLGLDHFNKAPKRGRYTYLEKAIKIHN; encoded by the exons CTGGGGACACAGATGACCCTCCAAGAATCCCAGCCAACCCAGTGATCAATGGTAACGTGGCCATGGCAGATGGGCATaacaacacagaggaggacatgGAGGATG ACACCAGTTGGCGGTCAGAGGCAACTTTCCGGTTTGTAGTAGAACGCTTCAGCCGCCTCAGCGAGTCAGTGCTCAGCCCGTCCTGCTTTGTTCGGAACCTTCCATGGAAGATCATGGTGATGCCACGTTTTTATCCTGACCGGCCACACCAGAAGAGCGTGGGCTTCTTCTTGCAGTGCAATGCAGAGTCAGATTCCAC GTCATGGTCTTGCCACGCACAGGCCATGCTGAAGATCATCAACTACAAAGACGATGAGAAGTCCTTCAGCCGCAGGATCAGTCACCTCTTCTTCCACAAAGAGAATGACTGGGGCTTTTCTAACTTTATGTCTTGGAGT gatGTGACTGATCCAGAAAGGGCTTTCATTGATGATGACAAGGTCACCTTTGAAGTCTACGTTCAGGCAGATGCCCCGCACGGAGTGGC ATGGGACTCTAAGAAACACACAGGCTATGTTGGACTAAAGAACCAGGGAGCGACCTGCTACATGAACAGCCTGCTACAGACTCTCTTCTTCACCAACCAGCTACGGCGG GCGGTGTATATGATGCCTACAGAGGGAGATGACTCGTCCAAGAGTGTCCCCTTGGCTCTGCAGAGGGTTTTCTATGAGTTGCAGCACAGCGACAAACCCGTTGGCACCAAGAAACTCACCAAGTCCTTTGG GTGGGAAACACTCGATAGCTTCATGCAGCATGATGTACAGGAGCTGTGCAGAGTG CTGCTGGACAATGTGGAGAATAAAATGAAAGGCACTTGTGTTGAGGGAACCATCCCAAAGCTCTTCAGAGGAAAGATGGTG TCATATATTCAGTGTAAGCATGTGGACTACCGGTCAGAGCGAATAGAGGACTACTATGACATCCAGCTTAGcataaaaggaaagaagaacA TCTTTGAGTCATTCAAAGATTATGTTGCAACTGAGCAGTTAGATGGAGACAACAAATACGACGCAGGAGAGCATGGCCTGCAG gaagcagaaaaaggagTGAAGTTCCTTACTTTCCCTCCAATCCTTCATCTGCAGCTGATGAGGTTTATGTATGACCCACAGACTGACCAAAATATCAAGATAAATGACAG GTTTGAGTTTCCAGATCAGTTACCCCTGGATGAGTTCCTTCAGAAGCCAGACTCTAAGGACCCAGCTAACTACATCCTTCACGCAGTGCTGGTGCACAGTGGGGACAACCACGGCGGTCACTACGTCGTCTATCTTAACCCCAAAGGAGACGGCAAA TGGTGTAAGTTTGACGACGATGTGGTGTCAAGGTGCACTAAAGAGGAGGCCATAGAACATAACTATGGTGGACATGATGATGACCTCTCGGTGCGCCACTGCACCAATGCATACATGCTGGTCTACATTCGTGAGTCCAAGCTCA GTGAGGTTCTGCAACCAATGACTGATGTGGACATCCCCCAGCAGCTGGTGGAGCgtctgcaggaggaaaaacGAGTGGAGGCGCAGAAGAGGAAGGAGCGCCAAGAGGCTCACCTCTATATGCAGGTCCAG ATGGTGACAGAGGACCAGTTCTGTGGTCATCAGGGCAATGACATGTATGATGAGGAGAAAGTGAAGTACACAGTCTTCAAGGTGTTGAAGAGCTCCACGCTACAAGAGTTTGTCCAGAACCTCTCCCAGACAATG GGTTTCCCACAGGACCAGATGAGGCTGTGGCCCATGCAGGCCCGGAGCAATGGAACCAAACGACCTGCCATGCTTGACTACGAGGCTGACTGCAACAAGTcg ATGATTGACTTGAGTGACAATGAGAACCCCTGGACAATATTTCTGGAGACAGTGGATCCAGAGATGGCAGCCAGTGGGGCAACGTTACCTAAGTTTGACAAAGACC ACGATGTCATGTTGTTCTTGAAGATGTATGACCCCAAAACCAGAAGCTTAAATTATTGTGGACATATCTACACACCTATATCCTGCAAAATAA GAGACCTGCTGCCAGTCATGTGTGAGAGAGCAGGGTTTCAGCAGGAAACTAGCCTTATCCTCTATGAG gAAGTAAAGCCCAATCTAACAGAGCGGATTCAGGACTATGATGTCTCTCTGGACAAAGCCCTGGATGAGCTCATGGACGGGGACATCATTGTCTTCCAGAA GGACGACCCAGAGAATGACACCAGTGAGCTGCCTACGGCCAAGGACTATTTCCGGGATCTCTACCACAGAGTGGATGTCATTTTCTGTGATAAGACCATCCACAATGACCCTGGCTTTGTGGTCACGCTCTCTAACCGCATGAACTATTTTCAG GTGGCTAAGACAGTAGCACAGAGGTTGAACACAGATCCCATGCTGCTGCAGTTCTTCAAGTCACAGGG GTACAGGGACGGTCCAGGGAATCCTCTCAGACACAACTATGAGGGAACGCTGCGGGACTTGCTGCAATTCTTCAAACCTCGGCAGCCTAAGAAACTGTACTACCAACAG TTAAAGATGAAGATTACAGACTTTGAAAACAGGAGGAGTTTTAAATCCATATGGCTCAACAGCCAGTTCAGAGAggag GAGATCACCCTCTACCCTGACAAACATGGCTGTGTGCGGGACCTTTTGGAAGAATGTAAAAAGGCAGTGGAGCTCTCTGAAAAAGGCTCTGAGAAGCTCAG GCTGTTAGAGATAGTAAGCTATAAAATCATTGGAGTTCACCAGGAGGACGAGCTGCTAGAATGTTTATCTCCGGCTGCCAGTCGCACCTTCAGAATAGAG GAGATTCCTTTGGACCAGGTGGACCTGGACAAGGACAGTGAAATGCTAATCCCTGTCGCTCACTTCCACAAGGAAGTCTTCGGGACCTTCGGGATTCCCTTCTTGCTTAAGAtcagacag GGTGAGTCATTTCgggaggtgatgaggaggatcCAGACCATGCTGGACATCCAGGAGAAAGAATTTGAGAAG TTCAAGTTTGCAATTGTGATGATGGGGCGACATCAGTATATCACTGAAGACGAGTATGAGGTCAACCTGAAAGACTTTGAACCACAGCCAG GTAACATGTCCCACCCGCGCCCCTGGTTAGGGTTGGATCATTTCAACAAAGCTCCAAAGAGAGGTCGCTACACCTACCTGGAGAAAGCAATCAAGATCCACAACTAA